The following are encoded together in the Pseudoalteromonas piscicida genome:
- the dbpA gene encoding ATP-dependent RNA helicase DbpA: MSITSFSQLPLNQALAQRLVDLNYMVPTAVQSVSLAPALTERDLVVKGKTGSGKTLVFSLALLNKLQPESNDVQALVLCPTRELADQVAQEIRKVAALIGNIKVQTLCGGTPIEPQTRALQHGAHIVVGTPGRVEEHVFNGSLMLTETQTVVFDEADQMLDMGFTETLESILVYVPEVRQTLMFSATYPDKIMKLAKQYMREPEFVEAKEEQAHHSIKQTFYKLDNNKMRFNALRVLLMQHQPQSCIVFCNTKTETKRLFEELRQTGLACVELHGDLEQGEREWSLLTFANKSANILVATDVAARGLDVEEVELVVNYHLALEPQTHIHRVGRTGRGEHKGIAVSLYGEKEAFKIKQLAEIYGQELKHGTLPSHSLLEKPAYKSNMVTLMIEGGKQQKLRKGDIVGCLTGEEGISVKQIGKINIYDVQAFVAVKREAVKPALRKLNNSKIKNKRFKALRA; this comes from the coding sequence GTGTCGATCACCTCATTTTCTCAATTACCTTTAAACCAAGCGCTTGCTCAGCGCCTTGTAGATCTTAACTACATGGTGCCAACGGCAGTACAGTCTGTGAGTTTAGCGCCAGCACTGACTGAGCGAGATTTAGTCGTGAAAGGGAAAACTGGGTCTGGTAAAACACTGGTGTTTTCACTTGCGCTGCTGAATAAGTTGCAGCCTGAAAGTAATGATGTTCAGGCTTTAGTGTTATGTCCAACGAGAGAATTGGCCGACCAAGTTGCACAAGAGATCAGAAAAGTTGCGGCTTTAATTGGTAACATCAAAGTGCAAACGCTCTGCGGAGGAACGCCCATTGAGCCTCAAACCCGAGCGTTGCAACATGGCGCGCATATTGTCGTTGGTACACCAGGTCGGGTTGAAGAGCATGTTTTTAATGGCTCACTCATGCTGACTGAAACGCAGACTGTGGTATTCGACGAAGCGGATCAGATGTTGGATATGGGCTTTACTGAAACGCTAGAAAGCATTTTAGTGTATGTGCCTGAAGTTCGACAAACACTGATGTTTAGTGCGACCTACCCAGACAAGATCATGAAACTGGCGAAGCAATATATGCGTGAGCCAGAGTTTGTCGAAGCGAAAGAAGAACAAGCACACCACAGCATTAAGCAAACCTTTTATAAATTAGACAACAATAAAATGCGCTTTAACGCACTGAGAGTGCTGTTAATGCAGCACCAGCCGCAAAGCTGTATCGTTTTTTGTAACACCAAAACTGAGACTAAGCGACTATTCGAAGAATTACGTCAAACTGGACTAGCTTGCGTCGAGTTACATGGCGATTTAGAGCAAGGTGAACGAGAGTGGTCATTGCTCACTTTTGCCAACAAGAGTGCCAATATTTTAGTTGCCACCGACGTTGCCGCTCGAGGGCTCGATGTTGAGGAAGTCGAACTTGTGGTTAACTATCATTTGGCACTTGAGCCGCAAACGCATATTCACCGTGTTGGTCGTACGGGCCGGGGTGAGCACAAAGGTATTGCAGTATCTCTTTATGGAGAAAAAGAAGCCTTCAAAATAAAACAGTTAGCGGAAATATATGGTCAAGAGCTGAAGCATGGCACGTTGCCAAGTCATTCACTGCTCGAAAAGCCAGCCTATAAGTCGAACATGGTGACCCTCATGATTGAAGGTGGCAAGCAGCAAAAGCTCCGTAAAGGAGACATTGTAGGCTGCTTGACCGGTGAAGAGGGCATCAGCGTTAAGCAGATTGGCAAAATAAATATTTATGATGTACAAGCATTCGTTGCTGTAAAACGTGAGGCGGTAAAGCCTGCGCTACGTAAGCTTAACAATAGTAAGATTAAAAATAAGCGTTTTAAAGCCTTACGCGCTTAA
- a CDS encoding DNA-J related domain-containing protein, which translates to MFNPLADVIFRLICQNQSLKVHTIAAVLLEQQQLPRLDEDENKNLFKRNFLIMNALYQLQQEVFDEGQYLHIEALNIYLAPRLGEHQLASDDPLRSYYLDWQHYETSSEEVSALLDNFWQRFTFSGARQRHEINTNELNDIRRLWQLPIDYDRKMLSQCWRKQALTHHPDKSGDEETFKRLMNEYEMLKHALSA; encoded by the coding sequence ATGTTCAATCCGCTAGCAGATGTTATTTTTAGACTAATTTGTCAAAATCAATCGTTAAAAGTACACACTATTGCCGCCGTTTTGTTGGAACAACAACAACTCCCTCGCCTTGACGAAGATGAAAATAAAAACCTATTTAAACGTAACTTCCTGATCATGAATGCCCTGTATCAACTTCAGCAAGAAGTATTCGATGAGGGCCAATACTTACATATCGAAGCACTCAATATTTATCTAGCTCCACGATTAGGTGAGCATCAATTAGCGTCAGATGATCCGCTCAGAAGTTACTATTTAGACTGGCAGCATTACGAAACCAGTAGCGAGGAGGTGAGTGCTCTATTAGATAACTTTTGGCAACGCTTTACGTTTAGCGGCGCTCGCCAACGACATGAAATCAATACTAACGAATTAAATGACATTAGAAGACTCTGGCAGCTACCTATAGATTATGATCGTAAGATGTTAAGCCAATGTTGGAGAAAACAAGCGCTCACTCATCACCCAGATAAGTCAGGTGATGAGGAAACCTTCAAACGCTTAATGAACGAGTATGAGATGCTGAAGCATGCCTTAAGCGCGTAA
- a CDS encoding response regulator yields the protein MNLSRQLKPWFVFACCLCFSSCFQVNATLNDSTLDERIAEVEQTTHWQQQKTLGTELLAEQELGKTRKVELLLSLGKSAYKQNQFKDALIFLNQLELITQSDRLSDNHFTAVKVQGICYFYLGHYQQAIEFYSRALALAEQRNVPIEMANLHSNLGLAYFNSFTLDLALHNYLKADELYQEFGDAQDHADILLNISGVYIRQGAYDKAEEMLHEALNAFVELNDEYGVALAQADLGVLYTETKRPALAKASYQAAIAYYEAQNDVRHLSFEYGNLALLSYSQNQLELAEKEANFALYYAEKAQNPANLMEAQFTLAQIFFAQGRLTEALTNAEQSLAASRVMHERKRERMALRLLALIEAAQGNIKRARDYDSQNLEAQNRLMNDDMLKRINDYRAKYEASELSREVEVLKQEQKLQLLKEEQRSQLQLLGVIIALLTLLTTFALYRRKVEQRAKLELSQKVALRTSELQQKADELKAANQVKSQFLANMSHEIRTPLTTVLGHAEDLLVEQDLNAQAQASVRTIYNQGLHLRDLVNDILDLSRIEAERLELEATEFSVSSLLADLCDMFQQNIQSKQLEFIVCDQVRANAYVRLDYIRVKQILINLLSNALKFTEKGRIELEVSETHHGLQFVVKDTGIGMTEQQIGRIFDNFQQADNSITRRFGGSGLGLSLSSQLAHMMNGEIKVQSVVEHGSAFSFSVPCTVYLNTAIAEIKEPQSKQPLLSGTVLVVEDHPENRQLFSRMIERTGATVIVAENGARAVEQCLSDFPDLVLMDIQMPRMDGVEALRIIRSAGYSGPIYALTANVLTEEVKSYIDSGFNGHIGKPINKNELLAVLNMHLNFESDGKAYELNIDLSDLRDSFASTFEQERYLLIDAWQNKDLITLQTICHKLAGAASMFEFPELASIAIEFEKVLKQGEGGEDQFQSLFLAMCDQLKSQESLAS from the coding sequence ATGAATTTATCGAGGCAACTAAAGCCATGGTTTGTGTTTGCCTGTTGTCTGTGTTTCTCCAGTTGTTTTCAAGTTAACGCCACGCTAAATGATAGCACCCTTGACGAGCGTATCGCAGAGGTGGAGCAAACCACCCATTGGCAACAACAAAAAACGCTGGGCACCGAGTTACTCGCGGAACAAGAACTGGGAAAGACAAGAAAAGTCGAGCTTTTGCTTAGCCTAGGTAAATCTGCTTATAAACAAAATCAATTCAAAGATGCACTCATTTTTCTCAATCAGTTAGAGTTGATAACGCAATCAGATAGACTGAGTGACAACCATTTTACAGCCGTGAAGGTTCAAGGGATCTGCTACTTTTACCTCGGTCATTACCAACAGGCAATCGAGTTTTACTCACGAGCATTGGCGCTAGCTGAGCAACGTAATGTCCCTATAGAGATGGCTAATTTACATAGTAATTTGGGCCTAGCATATTTTAATAGCTTCACACTAGACTTGGCACTGCATAATTATTTAAAAGCAGATGAGCTTTACCAAGAGTTCGGCGATGCTCAAGATCACGCCGATATTTTACTGAACATATCGGGTGTTTATATTCGTCAAGGCGCCTATGACAAGGCTGAAGAAATGCTCCATGAAGCCCTAAATGCATTTGTCGAGTTGAATGATGAATATGGTGTTGCGCTGGCTCAGGCAGATCTTGGTGTGCTATACACTGAGACTAAACGCCCCGCGCTTGCCAAAGCGTCATACCAAGCAGCAATTGCTTATTATGAAGCGCAGAATGACGTCCGCCATTTGTCATTTGAATATGGCAATCTTGCTTTATTGAGCTATTCACAAAACCAATTAGAATTAGCCGAAAAAGAAGCAAACTTTGCGCTCTATTATGCTGAAAAGGCTCAGAATCCTGCCAACCTCATGGAAGCTCAATTTACCTTGGCACAAATCTTCTTCGCTCAAGGGCGGCTAACAGAAGCCCTGACTAATGCAGAGCAAAGTTTAGCGGCTAGTCGAGTTATGCATGAACGAAAAAGAGAGCGTATGGCTCTCCGTTTGCTAGCCTTGATTGAGGCTGCGCAAGGAAATATTAAGCGCGCTAGAGACTATGACTCACAAAATTTGGAAGCGCAAAACCGTTTGATGAATGACGACATGCTGAAACGGATTAATGACTATCGTGCTAAGTATGAGGCCAGTGAGCTTTCTCGAGAAGTCGAAGTGCTTAAGCAAGAGCAAAAATTACAGCTACTCAAAGAAGAGCAGCGCAGCCAGTTACAGTTGTTGGGCGTTATCATCGCGCTATTAACCTTACTGACAACTTTTGCACTTTACCGACGTAAGGTTGAGCAAAGAGCAAAATTAGAGTTAAGTCAGAAGGTCGCATTAAGAACATCTGAGCTTCAGCAAAAAGCGGATGAGTTAAAAGCGGCCAATCAAGTGAAAAGTCAATTTCTGGCAAATATGAGCCATGAAATCAGAACGCCACTTACAACGGTGCTGGGACACGCAGAAGATTTGTTGGTCGAACAAGATTTAAATGCTCAGGCACAAGCATCGGTCAGAACAATCTATAATCAAGGGTTACACTTACGAGATCTCGTCAATGATATTCTGGATTTAAGTCGAATCGAAGCTGAGCGATTAGAGCTAGAGGCGACGGAATTTTCGGTAAGCAGCTTACTTGCTGACTTATGTGATATGTTTCAACAAAATATCCAGAGTAAGCAATTGGAGTTTATCGTCTGTGATCAGGTAAGGGCTAACGCTTATGTGCGTTTAGATTACATTCGAGTAAAACAAATACTAATAAACTTGCTAAGTAACGCCCTAAAGTTTACCGAAAAAGGCCGTATTGAATTGGAGGTATCTGAAACGCACCATGGTTTGCAGTTTGTGGTGAAAGATACTGGTATTGGTATGACTGAGCAGCAAATAGGTCGAATTTTTGATAATTTCCAACAAGCTGACAACAGTATAACAAGGCGCTTTGGCGGCTCAGGACTCGGATTAAGTTTGTCGAGCCAGCTTGCTCACATGATGAATGGTGAAATCAAAGTACAAAGTGTTGTCGAACATGGTAGTGCCTTCTCCTTTAGTGTACCTTGTACCGTTTATCTCAATACGGCCATTGCTGAAATTAAAGAACCGCAGTCCAAGCAACCTTTGCTCTCTGGTACGGTGCTGGTTGTGGAAGATCACCCAGAGAATCGGCAACTATTCTCTCGCATGATTGAGCGTACGGGCGCAACGGTTATTGTAGCCGAAAATGGTGCTCGAGCGGTTGAGCAGTGTCTTAGTGACTTTCCTGATTTGGTACTTATGGACATTCAAATGCCAAGAATGGACGGGGTAGAAGCGCTTAGGATCATCCGCTCGGCGGGCTACTCCGGTCCAATATACGCGTTGACCGCTAATGTCCTGACGGAAGAGGTAAAATCATATATCGACTCAGGATTCAATGGTCATATTGGCAAGCCAATTAATAAAAATGAATTATTAGCTGTATTGAATATGCACTTAAACTTCGAGTCTGACGGCAAAGCGTATGAACTTAATATTGATTTATCGGATTTACGAGATAGCTTCGCAAGCACTTTTGAACAAGAGCGTTACTTGTTGATTGATGCTTGGCAAAATAAAGACCTGATCACACTTCAGACTATTTGTCACAAGTTGGCGGGAGCGGCATCTATGTTTGAATTCCCTGAGCTGGCGAGTATCGCCATAGAATTTGAGAAGGTATTGAAGCAAGGGGAAGGGGGCGAAGATCAATTTCAATCTCTGTTTTTAGCAATGTGTGATCAGCTAAAGTCTCAAGAATCTTTAGCCTCCTAA
- a CDS encoding methyl-accepting chemotaxis protein — MKQSHIIAAVTLFNLASVTLAITSLSSDEAKVVVAVGALSLGALLQFLYFKKAPSAEKHLEHLVRNFISDEGVDLTYRFNEQDKSISKSCLLMNDCFAVIEHVISEVYASSSRLHPMADSLRDTYASMTQKATLQHTHGEYLATSIQSMLEISARLDTSLEQIYASVENATIAVKQTRLDTDKSQESLLTLADNIKKTSDQIELLKTDSNEISSVLEVINGIAEQTNLLALNAAIEAARAGELGRGFAVVADEVRNLAARTSQSTKEVSQVISKIQSGTDSVYALMQAALQETANTVKLSEASTKEVDEIENAMLSINQMSHDIHQQVGEQKQASDEAQESIESMVHLNSDALSSTKIQAVSNRDLIALSQSIHEKLSIFKIADYTQELDTRKDSSRVSISNVEQPDNLNMGDSDDIELF, encoded by the coding sequence ATGAAACAGAGTCATATTATTGCCGCAGTCACGCTTTTTAATTTGGCTTCTGTAACACTCGCAATTACCTCGCTATCCTCTGATGAGGCTAAAGTAGTCGTTGCAGTTGGTGCCCTATCGCTGGGGGCGCTATTGCAATTCTTATACTTTAAAAAAGCTCCTTCCGCTGAAAAACACTTAGAGCATCTAGTTCGAAATTTTATTAGTGACGAAGGCGTCGACCTAACTTATCGCTTTAACGAACAAGATAAAAGTATTTCTAAATCCTGCCTATTAATGAATGATTGCTTCGCCGTTATAGAACATGTAATTAGTGAAGTATATGCATCTTCTTCTCGACTTCACCCAATGGCAGATAGCCTAAGAGATACCTATGCATCCATGACACAAAAGGCGACGCTACAACATACTCATGGTGAATACTTAGCCACCTCAATTCAGTCTATGCTAGAGATTTCTGCGCGTTTGGATACTAGCTTAGAACAGATCTATGCATCTGTAGAAAACGCCACAATCGCAGTAAAACAGACCAGATTAGATACTGATAAAAGTCAAGAAAGCCTGCTAACACTTGCAGATAACATCAAAAAAACCAGTGATCAAATAGAACTGCTCAAAACAGACAGCAATGAAATTAGTTCTGTGCTTGAAGTGATTAATGGCATTGCAGAGCAAACCAACTTACTTGCGCTAAATGCTGCAATTGAGGCCGCGCGAGCGGGTGAGCTAGGAAGAGGATTTGCCGTCGTTGCTGACGAAGTTCGTAATCTTGCAGCAAGGACGAGTCAATCTACTAAGGAAGTAAGCCAAGTCATTAGCAAAATACAATCCGGTACAGATTCCGTATATGCGCTGATGCAAGCAGCGCTGCAGGAAACCGCCAATACAGTAAAATTAAGCGAAGCTTCTACAAAAGAGGTCGATGAAATAGAAAATGCGATGCTCTCTATCAACCAAATGTCTCATGATATTCACCAGCAAGTTGGAGAGCAAAAGCAAGCTTCTGACGAAGCTCAGGAAAGCATAGAGTCAATGGTACACCTAAATTCAGATGCGCTTTCAAGCACTAAAATTCAAGCTGTCTCTAATCGAGACCTGATTGCCTTGTCACAAAGCATTCATGAAAAGTTGTCTATTTTTAAAATCGCCGACTACACACAGGAATTAGATACTAGAAAAGACAGTTCACGGGTTTCAATTAGTAATGTTGAGCAACCGGACAATTTAAATATGGGAGATTCAGATGATATAGAACTATTTTAG
- the rho gene encoding transcription termination factor Rho — translation MHLRELKDKSINELVKLAESMGLENVARLRKQDIIFAILKAHAKSGENIYGGGVLEILQDGFGFLRSSEASYLAGPDDIYVSPSQIRRFSLRTGDTISGLIRPPKDGERYFALLKVNEVNFDKPENSRTKILFENLTPIHANERMVMERGNGSTEDITARVLDLASPIGKGQRALIVAPPKAGKTMLLQNIAQSITYNNPDATLMVLLIDERPEEVTEMQRLVQGEVIASTFDEPANRHVQVAEMVIEKAKRLVEHKKDVIILLDSITRLARAYNTVIPSSGKVLTGGVDANALHKPKRFFGAARNVEEGGSLTIIATALIDTGSKMDEVIYEEFKGTGNMELHLNRKIAEKRVFPAIDFNRSGTRREELLTKTDELQKMWILRKIVHEMSEIDAMEFLIDKLSMSKTNDEFFDSMRRK, via the coding sequence ATGCATTTACGCGAATTAAAAGACAAGTCAATCAATGAACTTGTAAAACTTGCTGAGTCCATGGGACTTGAAAACGTAGCTCGTTTAAGAAAACAAGATATTATCTTTGCTATTTTGAAAGCGCACGCGAAAAGCGGCGAAAATATATACGGCGGCGGTGTTTTAGAAATTTTACAAGATGGCTTCGGCTTTTTACGTTCTTCAGAAGCATCTTACCTAGCTGGCCCTGATGATATTTACGTTTCTCCGAGCCAAATTAGACGTTTCAGCCTGCGTACCGGTGACACCATCAGTGGTTTAATAAGACCACCAAAAGATGGCGAAAGATATTTTGCATTATTGAAAGTTAATGAAGTTAACTTCGATAAGCCAGAAAACTCTCGTACCAAAATCCTATTTGAAAACTTAACGCCTATTCATGCGAATGAGCGTATGGTAATGGAACGAGGTAATGGTAGTACAGAAGATATTACTGCTCGAGTATTAGACCTTGCTTCTCCAATCGGTAAAGGTCAGCGCGCACTTATCGTTGCACCACCAAAAGCGGGTAAAACAATGTTGCTACAAAACATTGCTCAGTCCATCACATATAACAACCCAGATGCGACATTGATGGTACTACTGATCGATGAGCGTCCGGAAGAAGTAACAGAGATGCAGCGTCTCGTTCAAGGTGAAGTTATAGCCTCTACCTTCGACGAACCTGCCAACCGCCACGTTCAAGTAGCAGAAATGGTGATTGAAAAAGCAAAACGCTTAGTTGAGCATAAGAAGGATGTCATCATTCTACTTGACTCAATTACACGTCTTGCCCGAGCATACAACACGGTTATTCCTTCATCAGGTAAGGTATTAACTGGTGGTGTTGATGCCAATGCGCTGCACAAACCTAAGCGTTTCTTTGGTGCTGCACGTAATGTTGAGGAAGGCGGAAGCTTAACCATCATCGCAACGGCACTTATCGATACCGGCTCTAAGATGGATGAAGTTATCTACGAAGAGTTTAAGGGTACGGGTAATATGGAACTACACCTAAACCGTAAGATTGCGGAAAAACGTGTATTCCCAGCTATCGACTTCAACCGCTCTGGTACTCGTCGTGAAGAACTGCTAACGAAAACTGATGAACTGCAGAAAATGTGGATCTTACGTAAGATTGTTCATGAAATGAGTGAGATCGATGCCATGGAATTCCTTATTGATAAGCTTTCCATGAGCAAAACAAACGATGAATTTTTCGACTCAATGCGTCGTAAGTAA
- the trxA gene encoding thioredoxin TrxA produces MSDKIIQLTDDSFEADVIKSDKPVLVDFWAEWCGPCKMIAPILDEVAESHGDRVAIGKLNIDQNANTPPKYGIRGIPTLLLFKDGAVAATKVGALSKTQLVEFLENNL; encoded by the coding sequence ATGAGCGACAAAATTATCCAACTAACTGATGACAGCTTTGAAGCTGACGTAATCAAATCTGACAAGCCTGTACTAGTAGATTTCTGGGCAGAATGGTGTGGCCCTTGTAAGATGATTGCGCCTATCCTTGATGAAGTTGCAGAATCACACGGTGACCGCGTGGCGATCGGCAAACTAAATATCGACCAAAATGCTAATACTCCACCTAAATACGGTATCCGTGGTATTCCAACACTATTACTGTTTAAAGATGGTGCAGTAGCGGCAACTAAAGTTGGTGCCCTATCTAAGACTCAACTTGTTGAGTTTCTAGAAAACAACCTATAA
- the rhlB gene encoding ATP-dependent RNA helicase RhlB: MTKTHLTNKKFNDFALAPEVVAGLQENGFEFCTPIQAKCIPYICEGRDIAGQAQTGTGKTLAFLTATCHRLLQTKKDKKTQPRAIIMAPTRELAIQIHKDAQVVAPRCDLKLALVYGGEDYEKQRAQLEKGADILIGTTGRLIDFYKQGAYNLNDIEVVVLDEADRMFDLGFIKDIRYLFNRMPGREERLNLLFSATLSYRVQELAFEHMTNPIHVQIEPDVKTGKRIQEELFHPSTEDKIPLLLTLIEEEWPEKAIIFANTKHSCENVYEWLKADGHRAGLLTGDVNQKKRQSILAQFTRGDVDLLVATDVAARGLHIPEVSHVFNFDLPDDREDYVHRIGRTGRAGASGHAISFACEQYAYNLHEIEEYIEHAIPVSHYDKTALLTDLRAPQVNKRRHSGHGNSGNKQRGGGRRTGGYRKPQSK; this comes from the coding sequence ATGACTAAGACACATTTGACCAATAAAAAATTCAACGACTTTGCTTTAGCACCGGAAGTGGTCGCCGGTTTACAGGAAAATGGCTTCGAATTTTGCACGCCAATCCAAGCAAAGTGTATACCTTACATCTGTGAAGGCCGCGATATTGCTGGCCAGGCACAAACTGGTACGGGCAAAACCCTTGCGTTTTTGACCGCGACCTGTCATCGCCTATTGCAGACCAAAAAGGATAAAAAAACGCAACCTCGTGCAATTATTATGGCACCGACTCGAGAGTTGGCTATCCAAATACATAAGGACGCGCAAGTCGTTGCGCCACGTTGTGATCTTAAGCTTGCCCTTGTATATGGTGGCGAAGATTACGAAAAACAACGGGCTCAACTGGAAAAAGGCGCGGACATACTAATCGGAACTACTGGGCGTTTAATCGATTTTTATAAGCAGGGTGCTTATAACCTCAATGATATCGAAGTGGTTGTGCTAGATGAAGCAGACCGAATGTTTGATTTAGGCTTTATTAAAGACATTCGTTATTTGTTCAATCGCATGCCAGGTCGTGAAGAGCGATTAAACCTATTATTCTCAGCGACACTGTCATACAGAGTGCAAGAATTAGCATTCGAGCACATGACAAATCCTATCCATGTACAAATTGAACCAGATGTTAAAACGGGCAAACGCATTCAAGAAGAGCTGTTTCACCCGTCGACAGAGGACAAAATACCTTTACTGCTGACTTTGATTGAGGAAGAGTGGCCAGAGAAGGCAATCATTTTTGCTAATACTAAGCACAGCTGCGAAAACGTATATGAATGGCTGAAAGCAGATGGCCACCGTGCTGGCTTGCTTACAGGCGATGTAAATCAAAAGAAACGCCAATCAATTCTAGCGCAGTTTACGCGTGGCGATGTTGATTTGCTGGTTGCGACTGATGTTGCAGCGCGTGGTTTACATATTCCTGAAGTAAGTCACGTGTTCAATTTTGACTTGCCGGATGACAGAGAAGACTATGTTCACCGCATTGGTCGTACGGGTCGAGCGGGTGCATCTGGACATGCGATTAGTTTCGCGTGCGAGCAATACGCCTATAATTTACATGAGATAGAGGAATACATAGAGCATGCAATTCCTGTTTCTCATTATGATAAAACAGCACTATTAACTGACTTGCGTGCGCCTCAAGTAAATAAACGTCGTCATTCAGGCCATGGTAATAGTGGTAACAAGCAACGTGGTGGTGGTCGCCGAACAGGTGGCTATAGAAAACCACAATCCAAGTAA
- the gppA gene encoding guanosine-5'-triphosphate,3'-diphosphate diphosphatase produces MAKTASKEDIYAVIDLGSNSFHMLIAKHMAGGIHTIGRVKRKVRLASGLNDQNELSLEAMQRGWECLALFAERLQDIPKQNVSIVATATLRLATNAHTFIEKAEQILNHQVNVISGEVEAKTIYKGVAHTSACQGKQLVIDIGGASTEVVIGKGFDALLYKSLNMGCVTYLDRYFSDGLLSLENFDAAEQAAKQVIQPIHGKYKKLGWELAIGASGTVQAIQEIFAAMGENEQLTLSKLEEVKLKAIECETVAALTLPGLIEERRLVFVSGLAILIALFKSLDIQSMGLAGGALREGVLYSMIPDFQAVDICQRTLDGFTQRYHVDTEQALRVYEVVSDIIAQVSSSWGLDEQASLHLAKAIASLHEVGLLIDYKQYHRHSGYILANTSMPGYSKAQKDIIVAIVKNHRADLVAKDFDRLGCHFGYAKLLCVVVRLGVLLSMRRKDDVLPKVIVQASNEEKKSLTMQMPDPWLSLHPLMLAELVQEAAYLSKFGWELKIERV; encoded by the coding sequence GTGGCAAAGACTGCTTCGAAGGAAGATATTTACGCTGTAATAGACTTAGGTTCTAACAGCTTTCATATGTTGATAGCGAAACATATGGCTGGCGGTATTCACACCATTGGCCGTGTGAAAAGGAAGGTGCGGCTGGCATCTGGGCTTAATGACCAAAATGAATTGTCGCTTGAGGCGATGCAAAGAGGATGGGAATGCCTTGCTTTGTTTGCTGAGCGCTTACAGGATATCCCCAAGCAAAATGTCAGTATTGTCGCGACAGCGACATTGCGTTTGGCTACTAATGCTCACACATTTATCGAAAAAGCGGAGCAGATCCTTAATCATCAGGTAAATGTGATAAGTGGGGAAGTGGAAGCTAAAACTATTTATAAAGGCGTCGCTCACACATCCGCTTGTCAAGGTAAGCAACTCGTTATTGATATCGGCGGCGCGAGTACCGAAGTTGTGATCGGAAAAGGCTTTGATGCATTACTGTATAAAAGCTTAAATATGGGTTGTGTGACTTACTTAGATAGATATTTCAGCGACGGCCTATTAAGTCTCGAAAACTTTGACGCTGCAGAGCAAGCTGCAAAGCAGGTAATACAGCCAATTCACGGCAAATATAAAAAGCTTGGCTGGGAGTTAGCTATCGGTGCGTCAGGTACCGTTCAAGCTATTCAGGAAATTTTCGCTGCGATGGGCGAGAATGAGCAACTGACTCTGAGTAAGCTGGAAGAAGTAAAGCTTAAAGCAATTGAATGTGAAACGGTGGCTGCGCTAACTTTACCTGGGTTAATTGAAGAACGCCGCTTAGTCTTTGTATCGGGCCTTGCAATTTTGATTGCACTATTCAAGTCATTGGATATTCAATCTATGGGTCTTGCCGGTGGCGCACTGCGTGAGGGTGTACTTTATAGTATGATCCCTGATTTTCAGGCTGTCGATATCTGTCAGCGCACATTGGATGGTTTCACTCAGCGTTATCATGTTGATACCGAGCAGGCGCTGCGAGTATACGAAGTGGTGTCTGATATTATCGCCCAAGTGTCATCAAGCTGGGGTCTGGATGAACAAGCGAGTCTTCACTTGGCAAAGGCAATCGCATCTCTTCATGAAGTAGGCTTGCTGATAGACTATAAACAGTACCATAGACACAGCGGCTATATATTGGCGAATACTTCAATGCCTGGATATAGCAAAGCGCAAAAAGATATTATCGTTGCTATCGTTAAAAATCATAGGGCTGACCTTGTTGCCAAGGATTTTGATCGATTAGGTTGTCACTTTGGATACGCTAAGCTGTTATGCGTCGTAGTTCGACTCGGTGTTTTGCTATCTATGCGTAGAAAAGACGATGTTCTACCTAAAGTAATAGTTCAAGCCAGTAATGAAGAGAAAAAGTCTCTGACTATGCAAATGCCCGATCCTTGGCTATCTCTTCATCCGTTGATGTTAGCGGAGCTCGTTCAAGAAGCGGCTTACCTATCAAAATTCGGTTGGGAATTAAAAATAGAGCGTGTTTAG